From one Scophthalmus maximus strain ysfricsl-2021 chromosome 19, ASM2237912v1, whole genome shotgun sequence genomic stretch:
- the LOC118313557 gene encoding kinesin-like protein KIF27 isoform X4, producing the protein MSWDGPREVQHCDETMSEVFVRVAVRIRPLLPREVLHNHQVCARVVPGSAQVMLGPDRLFSFDHAFGPSASQDDVYESCVQPLVESLVDGFNATVFCYGQTGSGKTYTLGGGNLDEEGGIIDRLAQDVFLLLEEKMKNSDGLEVTVRVSYMELYKEELRDLLDLHSNHKELHIREDDKGNTVVVGAKELVVTSVEELLSVLETGNALRQTGTTGMNEHSSRSHAILTLQVIQCCHNNNNHSSLKSARSSKLCLVDLAGSERAGKTGNTGARLKESVHINAGLLALGNVIRALSDPARNRRGNSCNSAYIPYRDAKITRLLRDSLGGSAHTLMVACVSPSHHSVAETLGVLHFATKARHIRNCPAATSTPPEGKSCPTAWDPGEARLGELEYEVQTLRELLKKKERETEMQRERTGGGAVEGESFTQSSQMKRSEPEQKRNQYRLLTLEASALLTDISGPSPSHSFRQRLQDWQNRLTVVTNTHQIDEEDGSEEDGDQPVAISKLREELNRCQEALNIEKLLLEQKDAELRKVQKDVRKLLQETKTHLQALEEEKERSRLQTEQLVDQQILIDRLRSDIMTFRGATSRAAVEAVASGNSGKRPHSVPLIGHSCDRGPPRKIHSSPPAYSLERVMAAFKMRGHLLLAELEEKDEVYCPFIKQQAESKDLGQEKEEEEEDEGVAFRCSLNRTWTSQQKNGNPLVPQRATDTKETQAQQSHLRKGRLRASVTHRRIRDMSVIMGMEEELIQELDKTDKEIQAVNSHSRQSHDGREAGLLAKLSMQSQQVRTEVRRSLQHMRLQREQLQTNLRQLRQTGDNNEELGQTGDQREGESTVWESNNHEESKEKPQGSSWLEQQEEQVLQKRAEQQELQEELRRREEVVLRREACLQQKNKLEIKKLRSSQALSRDLQRVSVQLETVEQHLQSGSNARLTGGVTKEELEKERDTLKKRRDALEAQLEENRVLSVEEGHSLLQLEEAIEALDAALEFKNHFIRDKQKMLFITDSSSYSSQSTEPAQLCDVIRKLKELSPPEASELLVKYFNKVVCLRETERHLHLRCKELELHVGEQEGVLREMEDSVQRLVLDADRRFTQQHKNHQINILQLLQKLQEGGSGEPQQAIQDRLQNLEKELFFYKSSSRQLKKKLKELFSGALHPDDRPSLHKQEQRQTHRGDGSSWIPALNQY; encoded by the exons ATGTCCTGGGACGGACCGAGAGAAGTCCAACATTG TGACGAGACCATGAGCGAGGTGTTTGTGCGCGTTGCGGTCCGCATCCGGCCCCTGCTTCCCAGAGAAGTCCTCCACAACCACCAGGTGTGTGCGCGGGTGGTGCCGGGCTCGGCGCAGGTGATGCTCGGCCCGGACCGACTCTTCTCCTTCGACCACGCGTTTGGACCGTCGGCCAGCCAGGATGATGTGTACGAGTCCTGCGTCCAGCCGCTGGTCGAGTCCCTGGTCGACGGGTTCAATGCCACGGTTTTCTGCTACGGACAAACCGGATCAGGGAAGACATACACACTTGGAGGGGGAAATCTGG atgaggagggaggaattATTGACCGGCTGGCCCAGGATGTGTTCTTGTTgttggaggagaagatgaagaacagTGATGGTCTGGAGGTCACAGTGCGGGTCTCATACATGGAGCTGTACAAGGAGGAACTGCGAGACCTGCTGGACCTGCACTCCAATCACAAAGAGCTTCACATCAGAGAGGACGACAAGGGAAACACGG TGGTGGTAGGAGCCAAAGAACTGGTCGTCACCTCAGTAGAGGAGCTCCTCAGCGTTCTAGAGACGGGTAATGCTCTGCGGCAAACTGGCACCACAGGGATGAACGAGCACTCCAGTCGCTCTCACGCCATCCTCACCCTTCAAGTCATCCAATGttgccacaacaacaacaaccactcCTCCTTAAAGTCTGCCCGCTCCTCTAAACTCTGTCTGGTCGACCTGGCAGGTTCGGAGCGCGCTGGAAAAACTGGCAACACCGGGGCACGGCTCAAAGAGTCTGTTCACATCAACGCAGGCCTGCTCGCACTGGGCAATGTTATCCGTGCCCTGTCTGACCCTGCTCGAAATCGCCGTGGTAACAGCTGCAACAGTGCGTACATACCGTACCGTGATGCCAAGATCACCCGTCTCCTCCGTGATTCACTTGGAGGCTCTGCCCATACATTGATGGTGGCGTGTGTGAGCCCCTCTCACCACAGTGTCGCTGAGACGCTGGGTGTTCTGCATTTTGCAACCAAGGCTCGTCACATTCGCAACTGTCCCGCAGCAACATCTACTCCCCCAGAGGGTAAATCATGTCCTACAGCCTGGGACCCTGGCGAGGCTCGACTCGGGGAGCTGGAGTATGAAGTACAGACGCTGAGAGAGCTGctgaaaaagaaggagagagagacagagatgcagagggagaggacaggtggaggagctgtAGAGGGGGAGAGCTTTACACAGTCAAGTCAGATGAAGAGATCTGAGCCCGAGCAGAAGAGGAACCAGTACCGCCTACTAACACTGGAGGCTTCAGCTCTGCTTACCGATATCTCTGGCCCATCTCCAAGTCATTCCTTCAGGCAGCGACTGCAGGATTGGCAGAATAGACTGACAGTTGTCACCAACACACATCAAATCGATGAGGAGGACGGTtcagaggaggatggagaccAGCCTGTTGCAATATCAAAGCTCAGAGAAGAGCTCAACAGATGCCAG GAGGCTCTAAACATAGAGAAGCTGCTATTGGAACAGAAAGACGCAGAACTGAGAAAGGTACAAAAAGATGTTAGAAAACTTCTTCAAGAAACCAAAACCCACCTCCAAGCCttagaggaagagaaggaacgTAGTCGCCTACAG ACTGAACAACTGGTGGATCAGCAGATTCTAATCGATCGTCTTCGCAGTGACATCATGACCTTTCGGGGTGCAACCTCCAGGGCAGCAGTGGAAGCAGTGGCTTCTGGGAACTCAGGCAAAAGGCCCCACAGCGTCCCTCTGATCGGACACAGCTGTGATCGCGGGCCTCCGAGGAAG ATTCACTCCAGTCCTCCAGCCTATTCCCTGGAGAGGGTGATGGCAGCCTTTAAGATGCGTGGACATCTCCTTCTGGCTGAGCTTGAGGAAAAGGATGAGGTATACTGTCCATTCAtaaaacaacaggcagagagcAAAGACCTGGGtcaagagaaggaggaggaagaggaggacgaaggtgTGGCATTTAG GTGTTCTTTAAACCGAACATGGACCAGCCAGCAGAAGAATGGGAATCCATTAGTACCTCAACGAGCCACAG ACACCAAGGAAACCCAGGCTCAACAAAGCCACTTGAGGAAGGGCAGACTAAGAGCCAGTGTTACCCACAGAAGGATCCGAGATATGTCCGTCATCATGGGCATGGAAGAGGAGCTCATCCAGGAGCTTGACAAAACTG acaAGGAGATCCAAGCAGTAAACAGCCACAGCAGGCAGAGTCACGATGGCAGAGAAGCTGGACTATTGGCAAAACTTTCCATGCAGAGCCAGCAAGTCCGAACAGAGGTGCGTCGCAGCCTTCAACACATGAGACTGCAGAGAGAACAGCTTCAGACCAACCTCAGGCAGCTTCGACAGACTGGTGACAACAACGAAGAACTTGGCCAAACTGGG GaccaaagagaaggagaatCGACTGTGTGGGAGAGCAATAACCACGAAGAGTCAAAGGAAAAG CCGCAGGGCAGCAGTtggctggagcagcaggaggagcaggtgcTTCAGAAGCGAgcggagcagcaggagctgcaggaggagctgcggaggagagaggaggtggtcCTGCGCAGGGAGGCctgtctgcagcagaaaaacaaactggagATCAAGAAGCTACGCTCCAGTCAG GCTCTGAGTCGGGACCTGCAGCGTGTGTCCGTGCAGTTGGAGACTGTGGAGCAGCACCTGCAGAGCGGCAGCAACGCAAGACTGACTGGAGGAGTAACCAAGGAGGaactggagaaggagagagacacgctgaaaaagaggagagacgCTCTGGAGGCGCAGCTGGAGGAAAATAGAGTTCTTAGTGTggag GAGGGGCATTCCCTGCTCCAGCTGGAGGAAGCTATTGAAGCTCTGGATGCAGCTCTGGAGTTTAAAAACCACTTCATTCGGGACAAACAGAAGATGTTGTTCATCACTGACTCCTCTTCGTATTCGTCACAAAGCACTGAACCGGCTCAACTCTGTGATGTCATAAGGAAGCTGAAGGAGCTCTCACCACCCGAGGCTTCGGAGCTGCTcgtcaaatatttcaacaag GTTGTTTGTCTTCGTGAGACAGAGCGCCATTTGCATTTGCGTTGTAAAGAGCTGGAGCTTCATGTTGGAGAGCAAGAGGGGGTactgagggagatggaggactCCGTGCAGCGCTTGGTCCTGGATGCAGACCGCAGGTTCACCCAGCAGCACAAAAATCACCAGATCAACATCCTGCAACTCCTGCAGAAGCTTCAAG agggGGGTTCAGGAGAGCCACAGCAAGCTATCCAAGACCGTCTGCAGAATCTGGAGAAAGAACTGTTCTTCTACAAAAGCTCAAGCCGACAGCTCAAGAAGAAGCTCAAAGAGCTTTTCAGTGGCGCCCTACACCCTGACGATCGGCCGTCGTTGCACAAACAggagcaaagacaaacacaca GAGGCGACGGTTCGTCGTGGATACCAGCACTGAATCAATACTAG
- the LOC118313557 gene encoding kinesin-like protein KIF27 isoform X3 gives MSWDGPREVQHCDETMSEVFVRVAVRIRPLLPREVLHNHQVCARVVPGSAQVMLGPDRLFSFDHAFGPSASQDDVYESCVQPLVESLVDGFNATVFCYGQTGSGKTYTLGGGNLDEEGGIIDRLAQDVFLLLEEKMKNSDGLEVTVRVSYMELYKEELRDLLDLHSNHKELHIREDDKGNTVVVGAKELVVTSVEELLSVLETGNALRQTGTTGMNEHSSRSHAILTLQVIQCCHNNNNHSSLKSARSSKLCLVDLAGSERAGKTGNTGARLKESVHINAGLLALGNVIRALSDPARNRRGNSCNSAYIPYRDAKITRLLRDSLGGSAHTLMVACVSPSHHSVAETLGVLHFATKARHIRNCPAATSTPPEGKSCPTAWDPGEARLGELEYEVQTLRELLKKKERETEMQRERTGGGAVEGESFTQSSQMKRSEPEQKRNQYRLLTLEASALLTDISGPSPSHSFRQRLQDWQNRLTVVTNTHQIDEEDGSEEDGDQPVAISKLREELNRCQEALNIEKLLLEQKDAELRKVQKDVRKLLQETKTHLQALEEEKERSRLQTEQLVDQQILIDRLRSDIMTFRGATSRAAVEAVASGNSGKRPHSVPLIGHSCDRGPPRKIHSSPPAYSLERVMAAFKMRGHLLLAELEEKDEVYCPFIKQQAESKDLGQEKEEEEEDEGVAFRCSLNRTWTSQQKNGNPLVPQRATDTKETQAQQSHLRKGRLRASVTHRRIRDMSVIMGMEEELIQELDKTDKEIQAVNSHSRQSHDGREAGLLAKLSMQSQQVRTEVRRSLQHMRLQREQLQTNLRQLRQTGDNNEELGQTGDQREGESTVWESNNHEESKEKPQGSSWLEQQEEQVLQKRAEQQELQEELRRREEVVLRREACLQQKNKLEIKKLRSSQALSRDLQRVSVQLETVEQHLQSGSNARLTGGVTKEELEKERDTLKKRRDALEAQLEENRVLSVEEGHSLLQLEEAIEALDAALEFKNHFIRDKQKMLFITDSSSYSSQSTEPAQLCDVIRKLKELSPPEASELLVKYFNKVVCLRETERHLHLRCKELELHVGEQEGVLREMEDSVQRLVLDADRRFTQQHKNHQINILQLLQKLQEGGSGEPQQAIQDRLQNLEKELFFYKSSSRQLKKKLKELFSGALHPDDRPSLHKQEQRQTHSMQIHEATVRRGYQH, from the exons ATGTCCTGGGACGGACCGAGAGAAGTCCAACATTG TGACGAGACCATGAGCGAGGTGTTTGTGCGCGTTGCGGTCCGCATCCGGCCCCTGCTTCCCAGAGAAGTCCTCCACAACCACCAGGTGTGTGCGCGGGTGGTGCCGGGCTCGGCGCAGGTGATGCTCGGCCCGGACCGACTCTTCTCCTTCGACCACGCGTTTGGACCGTCGGCCAGCCAGGATGATGTGTACGAGTCCTGCGTCCAGCCGCTGGTCGAGTCCCTGGTCGACGGGTTCAATGCCACGGTTTTCTGCTACGGACAAACCGGATCAGGGAAGACATACACACTTGGAGGGGGAAATCTGG atgaggagggaggaattATTGACCGGCTGGCCCAGGATGTGTTCTTGTTgttggaggagaagatgaagaacagTGATGGTCTGGAGGTCACAGTGCGGGTCTCATACATGGAGCTGTACAAGGAGGAACTGCGAGACCTGCTGGACCTGCACTCCAATCACAAAGAGCTTCACATCAGAGAGGACGACAAGGGAAACACGG TGGTGGTAGGAGCCAAAGAACTGGTCGTCACCTCAGTAGAGGAGCTCCTCAGCGTTCTAGAGACGGGTAATGCTCTGCGGCAAACTGGCACCACAGGGATGAACGAGCACTCCAGTCGCTCTCACGCCATCCTCACCCTTCAAGTCATCCAATGttgccacaacaacaacaaccactcCTCCTTAAAGTCTGCCCGCTCCTCTAAACTCTGTCTGGTCGACCTGGCAGGTTCGGAGCGCGCTGGAAAAACTGGCAACACCGGGGCACGGCTCAAAGAGTCTGTTCACATCAACGCAGGCCTGCTCGCACTGGGCAATGTTATCCGTGCCCTGTCTGACCCTGCTCGAAATCGCCGTGGTAACAGCTGCAACAGTGCGTACATACCGTACCGTGATGCCAAGATCACCCGTCTCCTCCGTGATTCACTTGGAGGCTCTGCCCATACATTGATGGTGGCGTGTGTGAGCCCCTCTCACCACAGTGTCGCTGAGACGCTGGGTGTTCTGCATTTTGCAACCAAGGCTCGTCACATTCGCAACTGTCCCGCAGCAACATCTACTCCCCCAGAGGGTAAATCATGTCCTACAGCCTGGGACCCTGGCGAGGCTCGACTCGGGGAGCTGGAGTATGAAGTACAGACGCTGAGAGAGCTGctgaaaaagaaggagagagagacagagatgcagagggagaggacaggtggaggagctgtAGAGGGGGAGAGCTTTACACAGTCAAGTCAGATGAAGAGATCTGAGCCCGAGCAGAAGAGGAACCAGTACCGCCTACTAACACTGGAGGCTTCAGCTCTGCTTACCGATATCTCTGGCCCATCTCCAAGTCATTCCTTCAGGCAGCGACTGCAGGATTGGCAGAATAGACTGACAGTTGTCACCAACACACATCAAATCGATGAGGAGGACGGTtcagaggaggatggagaccAGCCTGTTGCAATATCAAAGCTCAGAGAAGAGCTCAACAGATGCCAG GAGGCTCTAAACATAGAGAAGCTGCTATTGGAACAGAAAGACGCAGAACTGAGAAAGGTACAAAAAGATGTTAGAAAACTTCTTCAAGAAACCAAAACCCACCTCCAAGCCttagaggaagagaaggaacgTAGTCGCCTACAG ACTGAACAACTGGTGGATCAGCAGATTCTAATCGATCGTCTTCGCAGTGACATCATGACCTTTCGGGGTGCAACCTCCAGGGCAGCAGTGGAAGCAGTGGCTTCTGGGAACTCAGGCAAAAGGCCCCACAGCGTCCCTCTGATCGGACACAGCTGTGATCGCGGGCCTCCGAGGAAG ATTCACTCCAGTCCTCCAGCCTATTCCCTGGAGAGGGTGATGGCAGCCTTTAAGATGCGTGGACATCTCCTTCTGGCTGAGCTTGAGGAAAAGGATGAGGTATACTGTCCATTCAtaaaacaacaggcagagagcAAAGACCTGGGtcaagagaaggaggaggaagaggaggacgaaggtgTGGCATTTAG GTGTTCTTTAAACCGAACATGGACCAGCCAGCAGAAGAATGGGAATCCATTAGTACCTCAACGAGCCACAG ACACCAAGGAAACCCAGGCTCAACAAAGCCACTTGAGGAAGGGCAGACTAAGAGCCAGTGTTACCCACAGAAGGATCCGAGATATGTCCGTCATCATGGGCATGGAAGAGGAGCTCATCCAGGAGCTTGACAAAACTG acaAGGAGATCCAAGCAGTAAACAGCCACAGCAGGCAGAGTCACGATGGCAGAGAAGCTGGACTATTGGCAAAACTTTCCATGCAGAGCCAGCAAGTCCGAACAGAGGTGCGTCGCAGCCTTCAACACATGAGACTGCAGAGAGAACAGCTTCAGACCAACCTCAGGCAGCTTCGACAGACTGGTGACAACAACGAAGAACTTGGCCAAACTGGG GaccaaagagaaggagaatCGACTGTGTGGGAGAGCAATAACCACGAAGAGTCAAAGGAAAAG CCGCAGGGCAGCAGTtggctggagcagcaggaggagcaggtgcTTCAGAAGCGAgcggagcagcaggagctgcaggaggagctgcggaggagagaggaggtggtcCTGCGCAGGGAGGCctgtctgcagcagaaaaacaaactggagATCAAGAAGCTACGCTCCAGTCAG GCTCTGAGTCGGGACCTGCAGCGTGTGTCCGTGCAGTTGGAGACTGTGGAGCAGCACCTGCAGAGCGGCAGCAACGCAAGACTGACTGGAGGAGTAACCAAGGAGGaactggagaaggagagagacacgctgaaaaagaggagagacgCTCTGGAGGCGCAGCTGGAGGAAAATAGAGTTCTTAGTGTggag GAGGGGCATTCCCTGCTCCAGCTGGAGGAAGCTATTGAAGCTCTGGATGCAGCTCTGGAGTTTAAAAACCACTTCATTCGGGACAAACAGAAGATGTTGTTCATCACTGACTCCTCTTCGTATTCGTCACAAAGCACTGAACCGGCTCAACTCTGTGATGTCATAAGGAAGCTGAAGGAGCTCTCACCACCCGAGGCTTCGGAGCTGCTcgtcaaatatttcaacaag GTTGTTTGTCTTCGTGAGACAGAGCGCCATTTGCATTTGCGTTGTAAAGAGCTGGAGCTTCATGTTGGAGAGCAAGAGGGGGTactgagggagatggaggactCCGTGCAGCGCTTGGTCCTGGATGCAGACCGCAGGTTCACCCAGCAGCACAAAAATCACCAGATCAACATCCTGCAACTCCTGCAGAAGCTTCAAG agggGGGTTCAGGAGAGCCACAGCAAGCTATCCAAGACCGTCTGCAGAATCTGGAGAAAGAACTGTTCTTCTACAAAAGCTCAAGCCGACAGCTCAAGAAGAAGCTCAAAGAGCTTTTCAGTGGCGCCCTACACCCTGACGATCGGCCGTCGTTGCACAAACAggagcaaagacaaacacacagtatgcAGATACAC GAGGCGACGGTTCGTCGTGGATACCAGCACTGA